Proteins from one Agelaius phoeniceus isolate bAgePho1 chromosome 10, bAgePho1.hap1, whole genome shotgun sequence genomic window:
- the GIGYF2 gene encoding GRB10-interacting GYF protein 2 isoform X7 yields MAAETQTLNFGPEWLRALSSGGSVTSPPLSPALPKYKLADYRYGREEMLALFLKDNKIPSDLLDKEFLPILQEEPLPPLALVPFTEEEQRNFSMSVNSAAVLRLTGRGGGTVVGAPRGRSSSRGRVRPNFEEGGTVPAGRKHEFIRSESENWRIFREEQNGEDEDGGWRLAGSRRDGERWRPHSPDGPHSAGWREHMERRRRFEFDFRDRDDERSYRRVRCGSGSMDDDRDSLPEWCLEDAEEEMGTFDSSGAFLSLKKVQKEPIPEEQEMDFRPVEEGEERSDSEGSHNEEAKDHEKTKKEGEKTERIVAEAVEEAAQASSPAARSDTPPKSQPPDPLQTNLFERKEESVPERTEKTEDKENRVENTLSAKMSNRGEDLASLAQPLPQISADTAASAHLSPPVSNSNPALRPVQTPVTAAPGMGNIPTDPDDEEGLKHLEQQAEKMVAYLQDSALDDERLAAKIQEHRAKGSSMPLFHEAMQKWYYKDPQGEIQGPFSNQEMAEWFQAGYFTMSLLVKRACDETFQPLGDIMKMWGRVPFTPGPAPLPHLGELDQERLTRQQELALIQMQHLQYQHLLIQQQYAQMLAQQQKAALSSQQQQQLAILLQQFQALKMRISEQNMMPPVTRSVSVPDTGSIWELQSASQPTVWEGSSVWDLPIDTAAQGPALEQLQQLEKAKAAKLEQERREVEMRAKREEEERKRQEELRRQQEELLRRQQEDERKRREEEELARRKQEMTVRAERGEAVDLICLDFRKAFDVILHKRLVYKEEALRRQREQEIALRRQREEEERQQQEEALRRLEERRREEEERRQREELIRKQEEEAAKWAREEEEAQRRLEESRLRMEEEAARQRLEEEERKRKELELQRQKEIMRQRQQQQEALRRLQQQQQQQQLAQMKLPSSSTWGQQSNSGACQSQTTLSLAEIQKLEEERERQLREEQRRQQRELMKALQQQQQQQQQKLSGWGNVTKPTGTTKSLLEIQQEEARQMQKQQQQQHQQPNRVRNTTHSNLHTSIGNSVWGSLNTNPSNQWASDLVSSIWSNADTKNSNMGFWDDAVKEVGPRNSTNKNKSNASLSKSVGITSRQNKKVEEEEKLLKLFQGVNKAQDGFTQWCEQMLHALNTANNLDVPTFVSFLKEVESPYEVHDYIRAYLGDTPEAKEFAKQFLERRAKQKASQQRQQQQQQDSVWGMNHSSLHSVFQTNQSNNQQSNFEAVQSGKKKKKQKMVRADPSLLGFSVNASSERLNMGEIETLEDY; encoded by the exons TGAGACCAAACTTTGAGGAAGGTGGGACAGTCCCCGCAGGGAGGAAACACGAATTTATCCGCTCTGAGAGCGAGAACTGGCGCATCTTCAGGGAGGAGCAGAACGGGGAAGATGAGGATGGAGGCTGGCGACTGGCTGGGTCAcggagggatggggagaggtGGCGTCCTCACAGTCCag ACGGCCCTCATTCCGCAGGCTGGCGGGAGCACATGGAGCGACGGCGGAGGTTCGAGTTTGATTTCCGGGACCGAGACGACGAGCGGAGCTATCGCCGCGTGCGCTGCGGCAGCGGCAGCATGGACGACGACAGGGACAGTCTCCCTGAGTGGTGCTTGGAGGATGCAGAGGAGGAAATGGGCACCTTTGACTCCTCTGGAGCGTTTCTGTCTTTAAAG AAAGTGCAGAAGGAGCCAATaccagaggagcaggagatggaCTTCAGGCCtgtggaggaaggggaggaaaggTCTGATTCTGAAGGGAGCCACAATGAAGAAGCCAAAGATCATGAAAAGACCaagaaggagggggagaaaaCCGAGAGAATAGTGGCAG AAGCAGTGGAAGAAGCAGCTCAGGCATCATCTCCAGCTGCCAGGTCAGACACCCCACCGAAATCCCAGCCTCCAGACCCGCTGCAGACAAACCTTTTTGAAAGGAAGGAAGAGTCTGTGccagaaagaacagaaaaaacagAAGATAAAGAGAATCGAGTGGAGAATACACTGTCAGCCAAAATGTCCAACAGAGGGGAAG aTTTGGCTTCTCTTGCTCAACCTTTGCCACAGATTTCTGCAGACACAGCTGCTTCTGCTCATCTTTCTCCTCCTGTTTCCAATTCAAATCCTGCTCTGCGGCCAGTTCAAACACCTgtcacagctgctccaggcatGGGCAACATTCCCACTGATCCAGATGATGAAGAGGGCCTCAAACACCTAGAGCAG CAAGCAGAAAAAATGGTGGCATACCTGCAGGACAGTGCCCTTGATGATGAAAGACTAGCAGCAAAAATCCAAGAGCACAGAGCAAAGGGTTCCTCTATGCCCCTGTTTCACGAAGCCATGCAGAAGTGGTACTACAAAGATCCACAAGGAGAAATTCAGG GTCCGTTCAGTAATCAGGAGATGGCAGAGTGGTTCCAGGCTGGATACTTCACAATGTCACTGTTGGTGAAGAGAGCCTGTGATGAGACTTTCCAGCCACTTGGAGACATCATGAAAATGTGGGGCAGGGTTCCCTTCACTCCAGGCCCAGCGCCACTTCCACATCTG GGTGAGCTGGACCAAGAGCGACTGACTAGACAGCAAGAGTTGGCTCTAATCCAAATGCAACACCTGCAGTATCAGCATCTTCTAATACA ACAACAGTATGCACAGATGCTGgctcagcagcagaaggcagccctctcatcccagcagcagcagcagctcgcTATTCTCCTTCAACAGTTCCAGGCCCTGAAGATGAG AATATCTGAACAGAACATGATGCCACCTGTCACAAGGTCTGTGTCAGTGCCGGACACTGGCTCAATATGGGAACTTCAGTCAGCTTCACAGCCTACAG tCTGGGAAGGAAGCAGTGTCTGGGATCTGCCCATTGATACTGCAGCTCAGGGACCAGCTCTAGAACAACTTCAGCAGCTCGAGAAGGCCAAGGCTGCAAAG CTAGAGCAAGAGAGGAGAGAAGTGGAAATGAGGGCCAAacgagaggaagaggagaggaaaaggcaggaggagcttCGGAGGCAACAAGAAGAGCTACTTAGGAGGCAGCAGGAAGATGAGAGGAAACGACGGGAAGAAGAAGAACTGGCCCGCAGGAAGCAA GAGATGACAGTGAGAGCTGAGAGGGGTGAAGCAGTAGACTTAATCTGCCTGGACTTCAGGAAGGCTTTTGATGTAATACTGCATAAAAGACTAGTATATAAG GAGGAGGCCCTCAGGCGACAACGAGAGCAGGAAATTGCACTAAGGCGGcagcgggaggaagaggagaggcaaCAACAGGAGGAAGCACTTAGGAGATTGgaggagagaagaagagaggaggaggaaagacGTCAGCGAGAGGAGTTAATTCGTAAACAG gaagaggaggctgCCAAGTGGGCgcgtgaggaggaggaggctcagcGGCGGCTGGAGGAGAGCCGGCTGCgcatggaggaggaggcggcgcgGCAgcggctggaggaggaggagcggaAGCGCAAGGAGCTGGAACTCCAGCGCCAGAAGGAGATCatgaggcagaggcagcagcagcaggaggcttTACGgcggctgcagcagcagcagcaacagcagcaactTGCACAAATGAAG CTCCCTTCATCTTCGACATGGGGTCAGCAATCAAATTCAGGAGCTTGTCAATCCCAGACCACACTGTCATTGGCTGAAATCCAAAAGTTAGAAGAAGAACGAGAACGGCAGCTCCGAGAAGAG CAAAGGCGTCAGCAGCGTGAACTAATGAAGGCCctccagcaacagcagcagcaacagcagcaaaagcTGTCAGGCTGGGGTAATGTCACCAAACCAACAGGCACCACCAAGTCCCTGCTGGAGATACAGCAGGAAGAGGCAAGGCAGatgcagaaacagcagcaacagcagcaccagcagccgaACAGAGTCAGAAATACCACG CACTCTAACCTGCACACCAGCATTGGGAATTCAGTGTGGGGCTCTCTAAACACGAATCCCAGCAACCAGTGGGCATCTGACCTAGTCAGTAGCATCTGGAGCAATGCTGATACCAAAAACTCAAACATGGGTTTCTGGGATGATGCAGTGAAGGAAGTGGGACCTCGTAACTCGaccaataaaaacaaaagcaatgcCAGC CTCAGTAAATCTGTAGGTATTACAAGTAGACAAAACAAGAAGGTAGAAGAAGAGGAGAAGCTGTTGAAATTGTTCCAGGGGGTTAATAAAGCCCAGGATGGATTCACTCAGTGGTGTGAACAGATGCTTCATGCACTCAACACAGCCAACAACTTAGATG TTCCCACGTTTGTTTCTTTCCTGAAGGAAGTGGAGTCTCCCTATGAGGTCCATGACTACATCCGAGCCTACCTGGGAGATACTCCTGAGGCCAAGGAGTTTGCCAAGCAGTTCCTCGAGCGCCGTGCCAAACAGAAAGCCAGTCAGCAGCGgcaacagcagcaacagcag GATTCAGTGTGGGGGATGAACCACAGTTCGCTACATTCAGTCTTTCAGACCAATCAGAGCAACAACCAGCAGTCCAACTTTGAGGCTGTGCAGAgcgggaagaaaaagaagaaacagaaaatggttcgagcagatcccagcttgttag GGTTTTCAGTGAATGCTTCATCAGAGCGGCTCAATATGGGAGAAATAGAGACTTTGGAAGACTACTGA
- the SNORC gene encoding protein SNORC isoform X1, with protein MLFLREAMPCHRVLRLVLLTLCSILVPAVLAAEYPQDVVPTLWNEPPELPSGAGPFDAATATARLSDATAFPPYTSELEPEDTTHLHRLDTGDGSLGPGAIGAIVIASLLGTSVLVALVVITLRKFSAS; from the exons ATGCTTTTCCTGAGGGAAGCCATGCCCTGCCACAGAGTCCTTCGCCTGGTCCTGCTAACGCTGTGCAGCATCCtggtccctgctgtgctggcag CAGAGTACCCGCAGGACGTGGTCCCCACCCTCTGGAACGAGCCGCCCGAGCTGCCCTCTGGAGCCGGTCCCTTCGACGCTGCCACCGCCACCGCCCGGCTGTCGGATGCCACCGCCTTCCCCCCGTACACCTCCGAGCTGGAGCCCGAGGACACcacccacctgcaccggctggACACCGGGGACG GCTCACTGGGGCCCGGAGCTATTGGTGCCATTGTCATCGCCTCCCTCCTGGGTACGTCTGTGCTTGTGGCCTTGGTTGTCATCACACTGAGAAAGTTCTCGGCCTCCTGA
- the SNORC gene encoding protein SNORC isoform X2: protein MLFLREAMPCHRVLRLVLLTLCSILVPAVLAEYPQDVVPTLWNEPPELPSGAGPFDAATATARLSDATAFPPYTSELEPEDTTHLHRLDTGDGSLGPGAIGAIVIASLLGTSVLVALVVITLRKFSAS, encoded by the exons ATGCTTTTCCTGAGGGAAGCCATGCCCTGCCACAGAGTCCTTCGCCTGGTCCTGCTAACGCTGTGCAGCATCCtggtccctgctgtgctggcag AGTACCCGCAGGACGTGGTCCCCACCCTCTGGAACGAGCCGCCCGAGCTGCCCTCTGGAGCCGGTCCCTTCGACGCTGCCACCGCCACCGCCCGGCTGTCGGATGCCACCGCCTTCCCCCCGTACACCTCCGAGCTGGAGCCCGAGGACACcacccacctgcaccggctggACACCGGGGACG GCTCACTGGGGCCCGGAGCTATTGGTGCCATTGTCATCGCCTCCCTCCTGGGTACGTCTGTGCTTGTGGCCTTGGTTGTCATCACACTGAGAAAGTTCTCGGCCTCCTGA